A region from the Janthinobacterium agaricidamnosum genome encodes:
- a CDS encoding formate dehydrogenase subunit gamma encodes MKHSDLHDGKLRDKDGNPLIERYNPNERTNHWVTAITFVMLALSGLAMFHPSMAWLANLFGGGQWTRILHPFAGLMMFVSFAILVVRFWHHNKFEDGDKQWLKQMDDVLNNREEKLPKIGKYNAGQKILFFVLLFCMVGLLLSGIVIWRAYFAFYFPIDVVRFAALLHAGCAFGIICAIIVHIYAALWVKGSIGAMVRGTVTYGWARKHHPKWFEAVIRHTEK; translated from the coding sequence ATGAAGCATAGTGACCTTCACGATGGCAAGCTGCGCGACAAGGATGGCAATCCCTTGATCGAACGCTACAACCCGAACGAGCGCACGAATCACTGGGTGACGGCCATCACCTTCGTCATGCTGGCCCTGTCCGGCCTGGCCATGTTCCATCCCTCGATGGCGTGGCTGGCGAACCTGTTCGGCGGCGGGCAATGGACGCGCATTTTGCATCCGTTTGCCGGCCTGATGATGTTCGTCTCGTTCGCCATCCTCGTGGTGCGCTTCTGGCATCACAACAAGTTCGAGGACGGCGACAAGCAGTGGCTGAAACAGATGGACGACGTGCTCAACAACCGCGAGGAGAAGCTTCCGAAGATCGGCAAATACAATGCCGGCCAGAAGATCCTGTTCTTCGTGCTGCTGTTCTGCATGGTGGGCTTGCTGCTGTCGGGCATCGTGATCTGGCGCGCGTACTTCGCGTTCTATTTCCCGATCGACGTCGTGCGCTTTGCCGCCTTGCTGCATGCCGGTTGCGCGTTCGGCATCATCTGCGCCATCATCGTGCACATCTATGCGGCCTTGTGGGTCAAGGGCTCGATCGGCGCCATGGTGCGCGGCACCGTCACCTACG